The Stigmatella ashevillena genomic sequence CCGCGCTCATCACCATGTGCATCGGCGGCGGTCAGGGCATCGCCACCATTCTCGAACGGCTGTGAGTCGGGCGTCTCCCGGCGTCACGAGGTTCGCCATGAAGGAAGATTCCGTCATCGTCCTGCTGCACGGGTCGGCCAACGGCTCGTACTCCTGGGGCCGTGTTCGCAACGCCCTCACCTCCGCGGGCAAGACCGTCTTCGCCCCTGACATGCTGGGCTATGGCCCGTCACGGCCGCCCGGGCCTGCCTATGGCATCGAGGAGGAAGTCGCTCACCTGAAGCAGGTCCTCGAGGGGCAGGGCATCGGACGCTTTCACCTCGTCACCCATTCCCTCGGCTCGATGTTCGGTCTTCACCTGCGGCGGGCGTTGGGCGAGCGGGTGACGCGGTTGACGCTGATCGACCCGGTGGTGGTGAGTGTGCTGCGTGAGCAGGGGGAGGAGGCCGGCTACGCGGAGATGGAATCGCAGTACCAAGCCTTCATGGGCGAGGCCGAGCCTGCCTCGGCGGCGCGGTTTTTCGTCGAGCACTGGAGCGGCCGCGGCACCTGGAATGCCATGGGGGACCGGGCGCGGGCGGTGATTGTGTCCCTGGTGCCGAAGCTGCGGCTCGAGATGCAGGTCACCCGGGCGGACCCCACGGGCCTCGCCTTCTTCGCGGAGGCGCCGCCTCCGGCGGAGATTCTCATTGGGGAGAAGACGCTGGTGGCGCCGCAGGCCACCGCCCGGCAGCTTGCCCGGGTCTTTCACGCAGCGCCCGTCGTCGTTCCCGGGGCCGCCCATATGATTCCGTTGACGCACCCGGAGGCGGTGGTTGGCGCGGTGCTGAGCAAGGGTACGCCATGAACCAGAAGACGGAGCAGAAGCAGAAGTCTCGAGAAGCCATTCTCGCCTCGGCCGCCACGCTCCTGAGGGAGCGCGGCATCACGGCCAGTTCGGTCAGTGATGTCATGAAAGGCGCTGGCCTCACCGTCGGGGGCTTCTACAACCATTTCGATTCGAAAGAGGCGCTCTTCGCCGAGACCATCCGCAGTTCGGCGAGCACCTTGTGGAACAAGCTGCTGGCGAGCGCGAAGGGGGATTCTCCCCGGGAGCGCGTGGGGAGCGTGCTGAGCCGCTACCTCTCTCGCGTGCATCGCGACCAGGCGGATCCGGGGTGTCTGCTGCCCAACACGGTCCCTGAAGCATCCCGGGAAGGTGAGCCATACCTCAGTGCGCTGGAAGCGGAGCTGACCGGCTTCGTGGACTCGTTGGGCGCGATGTTGGGAGAGGATGTCGGCCGTCGGGAGAAGGCGCTCGGGCTGATTGCGTTGATGTACGGCGCGCTCTCGTTGGCCCGCGCCGTCCGGGGCACTTCGCTCAGCGATGATGTTTTGCAGGCGGCGAAGAAGCTGGGGGAGCGGGCGCTCGCTGCGGATTGAAAGAACGTCTAAGGTCGCCCACTCCCGGCAACTTTCAAGGAGTGGGTGATGGGAATCCTTCAAGCAATGGGGCTGGAAATCGCGGGCCTGGGCGTCGGCCTCTTCGCCGGAGCGGTGGGCTGGTTCGTGGTGCGGTGTGTCCTCACGGGTTTCTTCAGCGTGGACCAGAGCGAACGGGCGGTGAAGGTCCGGTTCGGGCGCGCCGTGAGGCTGGCGGGGGAGCCCACGACGAAGGCCGGTCCGGTCAGCGAGGGGCTCGTGCGCGCGGACGAGGACCGCTACGTCTATCCGCAAGTGGAGGTCATTCCCCCGGGGGGGCCGTACTTCAAATGGCCCTGGGAGCGGGTGGTCAAGGTCTCGGTGGCCACCCAGACGCTCAACATGGCCTATGACCCCGAGTCGCACGATGCCAACGAGGGCGGCACGGTGCTGGAGGCGGTCACGAAGGACCAGCTCAATACCGGGCTCACCGGGCAGCTGCGTTACCGCGTCTCGGAGCAAAACCTCTACGCCTACTTGTTCGCCGTGAAGAACCCCATCGCGCATGTGATGGGCTATTTCATCTCCATCCTGCGCGAGCGCATCGCCAGCTTCGAAGCGCCCCCGCCGCCCGTGGTCGAGGGCACGGTGCAGGCGGTCGAGGCGACGGCCGTTTCCGGCGTCTCCATCAATGATCTGCGCAAGAACATGCGCGACCTCAACGAGCACATGGACCGTGAGAGCCGGGGCAGCCTGTCGCGCTATGGCATTGTCCTGGATGCCTCGCTCATCACCGGAATCGATCCGCCTCCGGAGGTGGACTCCGCGCTCGCGGCGATCAACACCGCGCACAACCATGTTTCGTCCGACATCAGCCTCGCTCAGGCCGCGGCGGACCAGAAGATCGTCCAGTCACACCGGGCGGTGGAGCTGGAGACCTTGAAAGCCCAGGCGGAGGTGGAGCCCTTGACGGCCCTGTCCGCCCAGCTCACCCTGCTCAAGCAGAGCGGTCCCGGAGCGCTGGAGGCCTATCTGCGCAATATCCGTCTGGGCCTCTTCTCCAAGGCAAGCCAGGTGGTGATGGGGGTGAAGCGATGAGCGGCTTCGTGGTGGGTGCTGTCCTGGGTTTTCTCGCGATGCTGATGGGCGTCCCCATCGCGTTGGGGGTGTGCCGGATGTTTGGCCTCTACGCCACCGTGGAGGAGCGCACCTGCCGGGTCTATGTGCTGCTCGGCCAGGTGGTGGCGGTGCTGGATGAGCCCGGCTTGCACTTTCTGTGGGCCCGGCTCGGGTGGAAGGCGCTGCTGGTGAACTGGTTCGGACGCTGCCATGTGATTGATCTGCGCCTGGACCAGCAATACCTGCGCAGCCAGCCGGTGAACTCCGAGGAGGGCGCGCCCATGGGGATTGGCATCTGGTACGAGATGTTCATCTCGGATCCCCTCAAGTACCTGTTCGAGAACGCGGACCCCCGGGGCTCGCTGGCCTCCAACGTGAGCAATGCCACGGTGCGCTGTCTGTCCAACATGAAGCTCGCCCGCATGATGGAGAGCCGGCACGAGATGAGCCGCACGGTGCGCGCCGAGGTTTCCCCCATGTCCCATGCCTACGGCTACCGCCTCGGCTCGGTCTACATCCGCAAGGTGCACTTCCGCGATCAGGGGATGATCCGCCAGATCGAAGAGAAGGTCGTGAACCGGCTGCGGCAGGTGACTTCGGCCATCCGTCAGGACGGCGCCAACCAGGTGAGCATCCTCACCAGCTCCGCGGATCGCCAGGCCGCCATCGAGTTCGCCAAGGCGGCGGCCCTGCGTCCGCGCATTGTCGGCGCGGCCCTGCAGCGGATTTCCCAGGACCCGGACGTGGCCTCGGCCATGTTCGAGATTCTCGAGTTGCAGCGGCTCCAGGAGGGCTCCGCGAAGCTGACCCTCATTCCGGAGGAACAGAAGAGCGGCCTGCTCGCCCAGATGTTGGTGGCGTCGCCGCCGGTGCGCTGAGCGGCCCCTCCGAAAGTCAGAAAGCGCGGCCCTGGCCGCCATCCACGGGGAGGGTGGCTCCGGTCACCCAGCGGGCGCGCTCCGAGCACAGGAAGGTGACGACATCCGCCACCTCCTCGGGAGTTCCGAACCGCCCCCAGGGCATCTCCTCGCGCAGCATCTTCTCCACCTTCTCGGGCTGGGCCTTCTGGCGCCGGTCCCAGCTTCCGCCGGGAAAGAGGATGGAGCCCGGGGCCACGCCGTTGACGCGGATCCGGTAGCGGGCCAGGTCGATGGCCATCTCCTTGGTCAGGGCGGTGAGGCCCGCCTTGGCGGCGGTATAGGGCGCGCTGGAGGCGTACTCCCGGCCGTAGATGGAGTTGATGTGCACGATGCAGCCGCCCCGCTCTCGCATGGTCTCCACGGCGCGTTGGCTGCACCACACGGCGGCCAGGAGGTTGCGGTCCAGGACCTCCGCCCACTGCTTGGGGGTGGCGTGTTCGAACGAGCCCGCGCCGCCGCTGCCGCCCACGTTGTTGACGAGGATGTCCACGGTCCCGAACGCTCGGGCGGTGGCATCCACCGCCGCCAGGGCGCCTTCCGGGGTGGCCACATCTCCCACGGCGGTGATGACGTCGGCGCCCTCCGCCCGAAGCTGCGTGGCCGTCTGCTCCAGGGGCTCCGGGTTCCGGGCGCTCAGGCAGAGGCGAGCCCCCTCTCGTGCCAGCGCGAAGGCGATGGCGCGCCCGATGCCGCGGCTGCTGCCCGTCACGAGTGCCGTCTTGCCGGTGAGTTCCAGGTTCATGCCGGGCGTTCTATCCGGAAGAAGCCGCGAAGTCGGTAATGCAAATGGCGCTGACGCGTGGCTCGGCGCGTGTGGAAGACTCCGCACCCCCATGAAAGTCCGTTCCACGTTGGCTGTGCTGTGGCTGCTGGCTTCGGCCTGCGCCACCTCGTCTTCGAGCCTCTCGTCTTCGAGCCTCTCGTCTTCGAGTCGTCCCCCCTCCGCCGAGGATGCTCGCTTCACGGCGCTCCTGGAGGAGGACTGGGAGCGCAACCTTCGCGAGTACCCCACGATGGCCACGTATGTGGGGGACCTGCGCTACAACGACCGGTTGACGGATGAGTCGTTCGAGGCCATCGCTCGCCGCAAGCAGGAGCTTCAGGCGTTGTCCGGGCGTTTGAAGACGGTGGACCGCTCTCGTCTGTCCGCGGCCCATCAGCTCAACTACGATCTCTTCCTGCGGAATGTGGCGTCTGGCCTCGAAGGGCAGCGGTTTCCCGAGGAGTACCTGCCGATCAGCCAACTGGGCGGTGTCCATGACCAGATGGCGGAGCTGGCGCAGATCGCTCCCAAGCGCACCGTGAAGGACATCCAGGACTTCGTGAAGCGCCTGCGCGCGGTCCCCCTCATGGTGGATCAATCCATCGCGTTGATGCGCAAGGGGCTGGAGGCCGGGGTGACGCCCCCTCGGGTGACGCTGCGAGACGTGGCGGGCCTCATCCGCAATCAGATTGTCGAGTCGCCCGAGCAGAGCCCTGTCTATCGGGCGCTCTTCGAGGGGTTCCCGCCCTCCTTGAAGGAAGAGGAGCCACGGCTGCGCGCGGAGGTGGCCACGGCCCTTCGCGAGGCAGTGGTGCCCTCCTACCGGAAGTTGCTGGCCTTCTTCGAGGCCGACTATTACCCGCGGGCCCGCGAGTCGATCGCCATGTCCGCGCTGCCGGACGGGGCCGCCTGGTACGCCTACCGGGTGAAGGAGATGACCACCACGGACCTCTCGCCCGAGGCCATCCACCAACTGGGGCAGGCGGAGGTGAAGCGCATCCTCACGGAGATGGAGAAGGTGAAGGAGGAGGCTGGCTTCAAGGGCTCGGTGCAGCAGTTCGCCCAGTTCCTGCTCAAGGAGCCGCGCTTCGCCTTCCGCTCGCGCGAGGAGCTGTTGATGACGTACCGGGACCTGACCAAGCGCCTGGACCCAGCGCTGCCCAAGTTGTTCCGCACGCTCCCGCGCCTCACCTACGGCGTCCTACCGGTCCCTGCGTACTCGGAGAAGACGGTGCCCGCGGGCTACTACATGCCGGGCTCGCTGGAGGCGGGCCGCGCTGGGTACTTCTTCGTCAACACCTATGACTTGCCCTCCCGGTCCAAGTGGATGGTGGACGCGCTGGTGCTGCACGAGACCGTGCCAGGACACCACTTCCAGGTCTCCCTCGCGCAGGAGCAGGGCGAGGTGCCCTCGTTCCGGCGCCACGGCTTCTATGGCGCGTTCGTCGAGGGCTGGGGCCTCTATGCCGAGTCCCTCGGCTACGAATTGGGCGTGTACCAAGACCCGTACGCGAAATTTGGTCGGCTGGCCTCGGAGATGCTGCGCGCCATCCGGCTCGTGGTGGACACGGGACTCCACTCTCAGGGGTGGACCCGGGAGCAAGCCCTCGCGTTCTTCCGGGAGAATTCGGGCGAGCCCGAGCACGACATCGTCGTCGAGGTGGACCGGTACATCGTCAATCCCGGGCAGGCCCTCTGCTACAAGGTGGGAGAGCTGAAAATCCAGGAGCTGCGCGCCTGGGCCGCCCGCGAGTTGGGCCCCCGGTTCGATGTGCGCACCTTTCACGACGTGGTGCTCCGCTCCGGCGCGCTGCCCCTGCCCGTCCTGGAGCGCCACGTGAAGGCCTGGGGGGCTCAGGCACAAACCGCACCCTGAAATCCCCACTAATTCACTTTTCTGTTGCCCTGCGAGTTTAAAGGGAATAGAAAAATACAATATGAATGGAAGCGCTCGAACAGGCACGCATGCTCCCAGTGGGTGGACGCCTTGGGGGCTGCAAGGGGGTTCCAGTGGTTCTCAGGATCTGCCCACGCTGAGCGTGGGGGGGCCCTCCGAGAGCCGTCCGTTGGAGAAAGGGCTCTTCGCCGAGCGGTACGTGCTCCGGCGGGTGATTGGCAGTGGGGGAATGGGGACGGTGTACCAGGCGTGGGATGAGCTGTGCGGGCAGTCCGTGGCGCTGAAGGTGTTGGAGGCCACGGGGCCGCGCAACCCTGGGGCGCAGGAGCGCTTCCGCCGCGAGGCCAAGCTGGCGCGGCGCATCTCCCATCCCAATGTGGCCCGCGTGTTCGAGCTGGGCAGCGCCCAGGGGCGCTCCTTTCTCACCATGGAGTATGTGGAGGGGGAGGACTTGCGGACCTTGCTGGCGCGGGAGGGAAGCCTCTCCGCGGTGCGAGCGGCGCGGCTGGCGGTGGAGGTGTGCGCCGGGCTGGAGGCCGCGCACCATGCCTCGGTGGCCCACCGGGACTTGAAGCCGGCCAATGTGTTGGTGGAGCGGGGCGGGCGGGTGGTGCTGACGGACTTCGGCATTGCCCGGGCCCTGGAGGATTCGCCCGAGGAGGGGCTGACGCGCATCCATGGATTGGTGGGCACCCCCCAGTACATGGCGCCCGAGCAGCTCACCGAGGGCAAGGTGGATGGGCGCACGGACCTGTATGCGGTGGGCCTGCTGCTGTACGAGATGCTGGTGGGGCAGCCCGCGTTTGCCCAGTCCACCTCCCTCAAGGCCGCGTTCGAGCGGATGGGCGCCCCGCCTCCGGATCCACGCGACCGCCGCGAGGTGCCCGCGGAGCTCGCGCAGGTGGTGCGCGGGTGCCTGGCGGTTTCCCCCGCGGAGCGGCCTGCGAATGCCCGGGCGGTGACCCGGACGCTGGAGGCGTGGTTGACCGGCGAGCGCGTGTAGCTTCTCGGGCGCGGCCAGTTCATCCTCCTTGCCCCAGGAGGGTCCATGCCCATCACCCGCATTGAGCCGCACGATGAGTTCCTGCGCATCCACTTCGCTCCTGGCGAGAGCCCTCGCCATGCCGACTTCCACTGGTTCTGGCTGCGGCACAACTCCGAGCTCGACCGTCACCCCATCACCCAGGAGCGCATCGTCTGCTCGTCGGAGCTTCCGTTGGATCCCGAGCCCCGGAGCGTGCGCATCGCCGAGGGCGTGGACGCGCTCGACATTGATTGGGGCCAGCGTGACGACGGGAAGGTGAGCCGCTACGCCACCGAGTGGCTCCGGGCACACGCCTACGCGGCCGACCGGGATTCCGCGCCCGCGCCGCCCTCCGACAGTGAGTCGGTCACCGTGGACTTCGCCCGTCTTGAGGAGCCGCTCGGGCCGAAGGTTCTCCGCGCCCTGGAGCAGCAGGGCCTGCTCATCGTCCGGGGCTATGGCCAGGACACCGAGGCCCTCATCGAGACAATCTGCAAGGAGGGGCTCTCCGTCATCGAGACCCACTTCGGCCGCATCGAGGACCTGCGCACCGACAACACCACGAACCGCAACACGGACCAGTTGGGCTACACCGACAGCGCCGTTCAGCTCCACACGGATCAGCCCTTCCTCGACAGGCCGCCGCGTTACCAGTTGCTGCATTCGCAGCGGCCTGCGGAGACGGGAGGCGAAAACTTCGCGGTGGATGCACTCGCTGCGGCCCGGTACCTCGCCGAGGTGGATCGTCCGGCGTTTGAGTTGCTGCGCACGGTGCCGGTGACGTTCCACCGCAAGCAGAAGGCCTTCGAGCGGGTGCTCGTGTCGCCCATCCTCGACTTCGACGCACCGGGAGGGTTCCGGGTCCGCTACAGCTACTTCACGCTCGCGCCGCACCGGCGGCCCTTCGCGGAGATGGAGGCGTGGTACCGCGCGTACAACCGCTTCGCCAAACTGGTGCGTGACGAGCGCCATCAGTACCGGTTTCTTCTCCAGTCGGGCGACTTCCTCATCTATGACAATTGGCGAATGCTCCATGCGCGCACGTCGTTCACGGGTGCG encodes the following:
- a CDS encoding alpha/beta fold hydrolase, encoding MKEDSVIVLLHGSANGSYSWGRVRNALTSAGKTVFAPDMLGYGPSRPPGPAYGIEEEVAHLKQVLEGQGIGRFHLVTHSLGSMFGLHLRRALGERVTRLTLIDPVVVSVLREQGEEAGYAEMESQYQAFMGEAEPASAARFFVEHWSGRGTWNAMGDRARAVIVSLVPKLRLEMQVTRADPTGLAFFAEAPPPAEILIGEKTLVAPQATARQLARVFHAAPVVVPGAAHMIPLTHPEAVVGAVLSKGTP
- a CDS encoding TetR/AcrR family transcriptional regulator; translation: MNQKTEQKQKSREAILASAATLLRERGITASSVSDVMKGAGLTVGGFYNHFDSKEALFAETIRSSASTLWNKLLASAKGDSPRERVGSVLSRYLSRVHRDQADPGCLLPNTVPEASREGEPYLSALEAELTGFVDSLGAMLGEDVGRREKALGLIALMYGALSLARAVRGTSLSDDVLQAAKKLGERALAAD
- a CDS encoding SPFH domain-containing protein gives rise to the protein MGILQAMGLEIAGLGVGLFAGAVGWFVVRCVLTGFFSVDQSERAVKVRFGRAVRLAGEPTTKAGPVSEGLVRADEDRYVYPQVEVIPPGGPYFKWPWERVVKVSVATQTLNMAYDPESHDANEGGTVLEAVTKDQLNTGLTGQLRYRVSEQNLYAYLFAVKNPIAHVMGYFISILRERIASFEAPPPPVVEGTVQAVEATAVSGVSINDLRKNMRDLNEHMDRESRGSLSRYGIVLDASLITGIDPPPEVDSALAAINTAHNHVSSDISLAQAAADQKIVQSHRAVELETLKAQAEVEPLTALSAQLTLLKQSGPGALEAYLRNIRLGLFSKASQVVMGVKR
- a CDS encoding SPFH domain-containing protein translates to MSGFVVGAVLGFLAMLMGVPIALGVCRMFGLYATVEERTCRVYVLLGQVVAVLDEPGLHFLWARLGWKALLVNWFGRCHVIDLRLDQQYLRSQPVNSEEGAPMGIGIWYEMFISDPLKYLFENADPRGSLASNVSNATVRCLSNMKLARMMESRHEMSRTVRAEVSPMSHAYGYRLGSVYIRKVHFRDQGMIRQIEEKVVNRLRQVTSAIRQDGANQVSILTSSADRQAAIEFAKAAALRPRIVGAALQRISQDPDVASAMFEILELQRLQEGSAKLTLIPEEQKSGLLAQMLVASPPVR
- a CDS encoding SDR family NAD(P)-dependent oxidoreductase translates to MNLELTGKTALVTGSSRGIGRAIAFALAREGARLCLSARNPEPLEQTATQLRAEGADVITAVGDVATPEGALAAVDATARAFGTVDILVNNVGGSGGAGSFEHATPKQWAEVLDRNLLAAVWCSQRAVETMRERGGCIVHINSIYGREYASSAPYTAAKAGLTALTKEMAIDLARYRIRVNGVAPGSILFPGGSWDRRQKAQPEKVEKMLREEMPWGRFGTPEEVADVVTFLCSERARWVTGATLPVDGGQGRAF
- a CDS encoding DUF885 domain-containing protein, whose product is MKVRSTLAVLWLLASACATSSSSLSSSSLSSSSRPPSAEDARFTALLEEDWERNLREYPTMATYVGDLRYNDRLTDESFEAIARRKQELQALSGRLKTVDRSRLSAAHQLNYDLFLRNVASGLEGQRFPEEYLPISQLGGVHDQMAELAQIAPKRTVKDIQDFVKRLRAVPLMVDQSIALMRKGLEAGVTPPRVTLRDVAGLIRNQIVESPEQSPVYRALFEGFPPSLKEEEPRLRAEVATALREAVVPSYRKLLAFFEADYYPRARESIAMSALPDGAAWYAYRVKEMTTTDLSPEAIHQLGQAEVKRILTEMEKVKEEAGFKGSVQQFAQFLLKEPRFAFRSREELLMTYRDLTKRLDPALPKLFRTLPRLTYGVLPVPAYSEKTVPAGYYMPGSLEAGRAGYFFVNTYDLPSRSKWMVDALVLHETVPGHHFQVSLAQEQGEVPSFRRHGFYGAFVEGWGLYAESLGYELGVYQDPYAKFGRLASEMLRAIRLVVDTGLHSQGWTREQALAFFRENSGEPEHDIVVEVDRYIVNPGQALCYKVGELKIQELRAWAARELGPRFDVRTFHDVVLRSGALPLPVLERHVKAWGAQAQTAP
- a CDS encoding serine/threonine-protein kinase, which gives rise to MNGSARTGTHAPSGWTPWGLQGGSSGSQDLPTLSVGGPSESRPLEKGLFAERYVLRRVIGSGGMGTVYQAWDELCGQSVALKVLEATGPRNPGAQERFRREAKLARRISHPNVARVFELGSAQGRSFLTMEYVEGEDLRTLLAREGSLSAVRAARLAVEVCAGLEAAHHASVAHRDLKPANVLVERGGRVVLTDFGIARALEDSPEEGLTRIHGLVGTPQYMAPEQLTEGKVDGRTDLYAVGLLLYEMLVGQPAFAQSTSLKAAFERMGAPPPDPRDRREVPAELAQVVRGCLAVSPAERPANARAVTRTLEAWLTGERV
- a CDS encoding TauD/TfdA family dioxygenase — protein: MPITRIEPHDEFLRIHFAPGESPRHADFHWFWLRHNSELDRHPITQERIVCSSELPLDPEPRSVRIAEGVDALDIDWGQRDDGKVSRYATEWLRAHAYAADRDSAPAPPSDSESVTVDFARLEEPLGPKVLRALEQQGLLIVRGYGQDTEALIETICKEGLSVIETHFGRIEDLRTDNTTNRNTDQLGYTDSAVQLHTDQPFLDRPPRYQLLHSQRPAETGGENFAVDALAAARYLAEVDRPAFELLRTVPVTFHRKQKAFERVLVSPILDFDAPGGFRVRYSYFTLAPHRRPFAEMEAWYRAYNRFAKLVRDERHQYRFLLQSGDFLIYDNWRMLHARTSFTGARWVRGVYFDKAR